AAACTTTACAACATTTCAAACCTGCAATATGCAGAAAGTCGACTGGTAATAACCAATATGACTCGTAAATCCTCTTAAATGCAATCAACTATGTTGACCTTCCCTAGTATACTTTTTTTGATTCAGTTTTGGCCATTTTAATGCGACTACCTGTAAGAACTCTGATTGCAATAGATTTTCACATAAATGGGATCATTTGTTTTCAGATTTTAAATAATTGGTAGTACTAATGGATGACTGACCATTTATGCTAACACTGCCCATCTTTCCTACTTCAGACCGAGAGCAGCAGACAGACTGCGCATTTCACAGCAAAAACTTCTAATTTACATCCTCATCAAGAAATTGCACACTTTGTTGATGACAAGTACAGATGCTCTATCAAAGACAAGTCCgcaaaaacaatttcaaaaatacagtaataatatattaaacaaCCTTCAAACAGAAGATTCATCAAGACATCAGCTAAAATGCCACAGCATAAATAGGTGAAGTAATGCATAATTCgaaactaaattgaaatttcaaGCCTACAAAATCTCAAATAATATCTTAGAAAAAATGTGATAACCAAGATAGAGATACTGCAAGATTACAAGTTTGGAGTATTTAGAAAGTCTCCGTTTGATATCACAGTAAAGTACCTTACTCTGGAACagaacaaaatgataaaaactagAGCAAAAACACAAGCCAACTAATTTAGATGATTCCAATTTTGTTTGCCACATCCAAGGCATCATAGTCTGGTGTCAACCTCACATATGCTTTCTTTGTACCATCAGGcctaaaaaatacaaaagaaatGTATCAGGAGTAGTTTCTATGCACATTCTACTACAAATTAACCGGAACATAATAGTAGTAGAGCATCAATATGCATTGTTCATAATAGGAACACAAACAATAAGTTGTGTAAtgtattttatgaaataaatgtaTCCACCATTACTATTATCTTAAACATGATCAAGGCAAGcattttaaccaaaataacaTCATGAAAATGTTCTCCATAAGagaaaatcaattaattaacgCCTACTTGTTCCAAGCTCATAATAATAAAGGGGAAATAATACTCTAATTTGTCCTAATGATATAGTAGGCCTACTACAATGGATGCAAAAAACATAAGAGCAACAAATTACTTATCTGTCAACAATTCAGATTACATTCCTGGGTTACCAAAAGGGGGTAAAGGATACAAAACGTTATTAACAAGTCTATCAAAATCAGACTATGCAAATAGTTCATAGTTAATGAGGTTAAATAAAGTTGATAGGTAGTTTACATAAACATGTACCTTATCAAAGTGTTCACTTTCTTGGCCTGGATATCGTACATCTTCTTCACTGCATCCTTGATCTTTTTCTTGTCAGCACGGAGATCAACAATGAATACCAAAGTGTTGTTGTCCTCAATTTTCTTCATCGCCGATTCAGTAGTGAGCGGGTACTTCAAGATCTGATAATGATCAAGCTTGTTCCTTGGTGGAGCACTGATACGAGGGTACTTGGGGTTCCTCTCCTTCTTTAATGTCCTTGGGCGATGGAATGTAACCTTGGTTCTGATTTTCAGGGATTTCTTCTTAAAGGCTGGTCCCGACTTCACTGCTTTTGCAGCCTTCACGGCCTGTGCTTTGGCATCAGGCTTCTTCGAATCTGTTAAGAAAATTGCAAACATATGCCAGAACAAAGCTTAAATCCAACAGTAAGAAGCTAACTATCATAAATGCTGAGATACATGCACAAATACAATATGCAAACCACAAACATAATCCCGGTCCCCAACATTTCACTTCATTGAATTATTTTACTGAAAAACTAGAACAACAAATATGAAGCATGCCCATTTTTTCCAGCGATTAATTTGCACTTATTTACATATTTCACTGGTGTTTgttatctttttcaaaaaataatttttcagaGGAACAACATTAgctaaatcacaaaaataaaacCACATGATTCTTCATCAATGACCGCAAAAACATGAACAGAAGCTTGTCTCATAAAAtgcaaagaaaaaaattactacATCAACAGATCCCTATCATTACAAGCTAAAATAAACTATAAGCCACCAATTTATTGAATCAATTATGTTTAATTCGTAACAAGAAATTAGGGTTTATCATCCActgagaaaaagaaaacaaaaaattaccTTTAGGTGCCATTGCTGATAATCACTTCAAAccctaaagaaaaaaaaaacaaacaaaacaaaaatgtcAATAATGTTCTGTGGTTAGAGTTACAGAAAATGAAAGTAATGGAGAGAAGAGAGACCTGTATGTGTGCGAGTGTGTGCAGCTAGAGGCGTGTCTAGGGTTTGAGGGAGAAGTTAAAGGGGAAATTAGGGTTTATAAAGAGATATTAGGTCAAATTACTTTCATACCCATTTCTTTTGTCCTTTTTACTACGCTAGCCGGGTCCTGTATTTGGATTGGACCAGATGACTATGGCCCGTGGGTGAAAATAAGCCCAAGATATAAGTGTTGTTAAGAGTTTCCATTAGGGCTGGCTATTTGGTACACGACATGAGACGAAATTAAACTTATTCGGATTGAGTTTATATAGATTTGAGTCATAAACGGGTTAAATAGCGGATTAAATTTGCCTAAACCGTTTAAGGCACGtaaagatatatttaaatatatttattaataataataattaattaaattgttatttgAAATATACACGTACAATACATATAATTATTACTTGTTCTATTAAGATTTATGATTATATTAaaggtttattatttaatatatttttttaattaaaaaattttgtATTAAATGGGTTAAACATGTATTTATAAACGTGATCTGTTATGACCTGTTTTAGTAAACACATTAGACAGCTCTAGATGTGTTAACCTGTTTATTAAAGAGTTAATTACAGAAAACACGAACATTAGGCATAATATTCAGATAAATACGATGCTAAGTttcattttagctatttacgttttcttttctttttttatttttatactttctgTTGTTGATAATTACGATCCTTCCCTGCGACAACCACAGATTTGTATGGCATCATTCACTTCAATTTCTTTCTCAATTTCTTGATTCTCCTCCTTCGCTACGATGTCGTAATTCTCAATTTCGATTAAACGAGAAAAGAAATATGTAGGGTTTAATGGATTTGATTGATCATCGCTGTCACCGGATCATCGCCATCACCTAGGGTTTCCCACCCTCATCTCAACGCTATTTTCTTCCTCTCCTCCGTTCAATCGTTAACCAGACCTCCAATCCCCCGAGTCATCTGCCGCAGCTGCCGTTGACCCCGCACCGCCTCCAAATATTCCGTTGCGAACACCATTAGGTAAGTCTTTGAGTTGATATGGATAATCGTTTATTGTGTTTTCGGGTTGATCTCCACACAAAGCCAAGCACTTGCCATTAGATTGAATCATCTCAATCCTCTTGAAAGTCCACAATTAACTAGCATTCAAATTGGATTTACATGCTGCAATATTATTGGTTTTCAATTGTGGTAGTCACCATTTTTTACACCACCATATAGAAGTGGAGAAAAGTGACGAACGACGGTGGTCATGTAGTGTTGGTTCGATTTTTGGTGTTGCACAACCTGCACTCTatgtgtttgaagaaatgcttatgagaattgtaatgttttttgGTGTTGGGTAACCAATGATTTACATTGGGTAAATCTTTAGGTAACTTGTAttgttattttgaatatattattaataaaatcgttagttaGCTGTTGTCGAATTATTTTGTTCCTAGTTAACGGATTAGTACACCAATAACTTTGGTTTTTAGTACACTGCTAGTTAACAaatggttaactaatggttaatcaataattttagatttaaaaaaagacgatttaggttttatttgacGGCTGCTATTGCGGTGATGAAGGCGGCGGGatttgtaatagaattttcaactagtttaatgGTAATGgaagtttgaatttgtaatagtttgtttATTGGTTAACAAATGGTGTTAGTATACCGCTGGGTAACCAAAATTGTATTTCtgagattaaaaaatatatttttgaaaataacaaaagtcatttttgcaaaaaacaaatacaaattgtATTTCTCAGAAACAAACTTTGAGATagtatttttagaatattttatctttttttggtatttatttaataaaggcCTTTATTAAATGTGTCGAGTTTAGGGTTGACATTTTGTCACAATTACTTAAATGGGTCGTGTTCGAGCTAAAAAATCTGTGTATTTTTAAATGGGTACACAACACGTTTATAAAACGATGACACGTATTGCCAGCCCTAGTTCGCATGAAACTGAAGCTCCATTTGTTCCATCAAAAATATATCATGTAGTTCAAAATTATTTTGCACAACATTAAAAACGAAAACATGCATGGAAATGGACTCTGCAAAACGACTCTAAAATATAGAAACTGGAAAATGGAAAAAacgtataaataataaatctataagaatataattaaaaataataagatcaatatattttagaatttattaATAAGAAGatatatttttgtataaataaatttgtattacAATTAATAACATAAATCATTTTAATACAAGCCTAAATCTTCTTGTGtttaaaacaaagaaaaaagttTTGTTTGTGGATTGTGAGTATTGTGAATGATAAAGTTTGTTGAGcaattgtttatatttgttttattatttatagataattcttaaggatattttttaaaaaaaattacggaAATACCAAATGAggtaaaaatatactttttacCACCTAAATAATTGTATTTCTAAACCACTAAATTAGTTAAACATAATTATAAGAGTATCAGAAAATGCATTCCGGCTTTATTTTCTAAATCAAACACGTTTTTTCCTCCATCAAACCTCCAACAATTTCCCCTCCTTCAACAACTTTTCTTCCTTGAACAACTTTTCTTCATTGTTAATATTATCAGCGTTGTTTACTCAAATTTCTATCTATGGAACTTTcaacaatataaattaaaaaattaaaattttcggGTGCTTTTACTGAATTtgaattttcagattttaaatcTATTAACTAAGAGTTCTCTAAGTTTTATTAATGAATTGAATTATTTCACATTATGAAATTAATGGATTATgtctttaataatttaatttatattatattataagttttatgttttttgtttctCGTTTTACTATTACTTTTGATCAATGTCACCACAATTCGCTTTTTCCTTAGGGTACCACGAATTGAGACGTGCGTCCCAATTCGCGGTATCTGGAGTACCAAAAATGCTTTGGTACGCCTACTGGGATTACATCGAAAAAGTTCCATAAATTGTtgaaaaaggagaaaaaagactaaaaaaatatattgtagacgaaaaatgaagaagatgaacagTATTAGAAAGGTGTATGACGTTTTAGTTGTTTAAAACAGTACAAATTTTTAGGATTTTGTGATCTAGGGCTTACGGGCTTAATAAatacatttctcatttttaaagCATTTAATTAAGACTTAGACACCCACCTTATTCAAGAAAGCCAAAcacgtttggttcggttttaaatttagactctaatgatttatttttttcgatGGAGGTTCTTAAcgtttcaaaaatatttcacaTCAGACCCTCCAAACCTAAAATACCACGTTATCCATTACTGGATGTCCAAATCATCGCCACCATGGTTTTTATAGTTAAAATATGGAAGCTTGGTCCTTTTGGATCAAGTAGAGTTTCATTAACATTGCATGGTTTCTTCAAACAATGGCTTATTTTGATACACACGAAGTTGGATTATAAAACCATAAGATAAACATGAAGAGTGTACCTGTACAACTTCAAGGGTAAAACATAACTTCCTATGATTGAGAAAGAGACATGAACGTGGGGGAAACTTCCACAAACGTGCATGGGAGATTTTGAAGTTTAATATGGAGACATGCACGCATAAAACAATTTTAGGATGAAATACAAAGTCATAGAACATGGAAAGTTAGAATTAATAGTATAAAGACAAAGAAGAACGTGAGAAAAGCTTTTACAACATGCATAAAGGACTATGAACGTGGGCATAAATTCCATGAACGTGGTTTGAAGTTTTTGTGGAGTTTAAACAGTTAAAGGCATACAAAACGTGGTTATTGGAGTTTCAAGAGGCTGGAAGCTGTATCAAGAAGGTATGAGGCAACCGCAAGCATGTCAATGAAGTTTCAACTGCTACTACACTTCTTATAAATAGAAGAGAATTTTCCTCATTTGTGACCTCACACACactcaaacacttgtatttcTCAATATTCAATCCTATAACCATAATTATACATTTGAattcaattgttttttcttatttccaATTTAATATATTGTTAACATTCAATTCTCGTTTTACTTAGCATAATCTGgaatacttgttataaggttaatcAAACCTCAACGACTTGTTAATAAGTCAAGATCACacacaaatttaaatttgcttCTTGGTAATACCCTTTTTCAACCCACACTTGTTACGGTTTCTTGCTAAAATTACAATACAACTGAcacatatttaaaatataataaaactgcattaaaatcaataaagttTATATTAGATTTACTTAAAGTCTACCTCGTTGAAACTGCATCAAAACTAGTATAAAATCATTGAGGCACATCATTAAATATAGGAAAAATAAGGTAAATATGCATGTATAAACAACAATAAAACTTTGAAATGATTAACAAACAATCATCTGATCAATGTTTTTATTCAACACATCATTATTTTTGCCATtgttgttaatttttaaaattccttCGTCTTTATTACTAGAGTGGTCACTaatgagaagaaaaaaattttaaaaacaattatgtaaaaaatgagtaaatagaaaaaattatgaaaaatgagtaaatgaataaaaattatagagaaatcagataaaaaaataaacaaaaagattaatgaaaaaaaataaagtgaaaaaaatgaaaaaaatgaaaaaacaaacacaaacaaaaagATGATGACAATAAAAGAAAAGGCCACatccaaaaaataccaaaccctTGCAATTTTTTccagttataaccaaacctttcaaaatttataaatataaaccgttttgtcaaattatgtttcttttacagtcaaattcaaatcaaatcgaTTTTTTTGTCAACATGACaaccatatatatataagatttaatcactataaaatatcaaacatttgcATGTTATATCATaataaaaggtttaatcacaataaaaaaatcaaaccgattAAAAAACGGCTATAAAAGAAACATAATTTGCCAAAACGggttatatttgcaaattttaaaaggtttgttcataactgacaaaaatcgCAAAGGTTTGGTGTTTTTTGAAGGTTTGaccaaaagaaaattaaaagataaaaaagtgaaagaataaaataagtataaaaaagGGCAGAAAtgtgaaaatttaaaagtgaaaGGCGTGTgtatatggatttgttttagaaatataaaa
This region of Mercurialis annua linkage group LG1-X, ddMerAnnu1.2, whole genome shotgun sequence genomic DNA includes:
- the LOC126654629 gene encoding 60S ribosomal protein L23A; protein product: MAPKDSKKPDAKAQAVKAAKAVKSGPAFKKKSLKIRTKVTFHRPRTLKKERNPKYPRISAPPRNKLDHYQILKYPLTTESAMKKIEDNNTLVFIVDLRADKKKIKDAVKKMYDIQAKKVNTLIRPDGTKKAYVRLTPDYDALDVANKIGII